tacagcatgtgtgtgtgtgtgtgtgtgtgtgtgtgtgtgtgtgtgtgtgtgtgtgtgtgtgtgtgtgtgtgtgtgtgtgtgtgtgtgtgtgtgtgtgtttgtgtaaccaGATAGCCTCAAGTGAGCAacaaccatcatcatcatcgacACCATTATCAGGACAGGGCTGGTTCGTACCAAAGCCAGAGGTTTATGCCCGCCATGCCATCTCCACCCTGGGCGTCTCTAATAGGACCACTGGCTACTGGCCTCACACCCTGCAGGTCAGCACAACAAAAGTCATAATTCCAGTTTGTAATTGGTATACTCTCAGAAAGTAACTGTCAGACTATCACTGATACAGTACATGTCCAGCCTTTGTGAGAACAGGATCTAAAagctaaaatacatttctgtgtgATGATCcgtttctctctgctgtttttctTCACAGTATGGACTGATAAGATGTATTCCAGAGTGGATCTGGGTTCTTGGCTCACGTGTGCTAATCAGTTCAAGCTAAGAGCTCACCTCTCCACCCCTTCACTCAAGACTTAACCCAGTTACTGGATCTCCTTGTTACTGGAGTCATGTAGAGTTTTAGTTTCTTCTGCCATTGGTTTCAATTTGGTAAACTCTCAGGCTCTGTTGAGGTTGGTAGTTAAGAGATTTTCTTCTATTGATTTGGTATTCATTTCAAGGGAAGCTGCAGTGGAATTTGCCTGAAATAATGAatcaatatacatatattactCCTGTATTACCATATGGTCTGACCAATCTGCAATGTCCTAAATTAACTATAGAAAGCAGACAACCTAATGATACATGCCGTGAAGTCGGAAACTGAGTTTGACTTTGAGTTAGTATTGTAAACAATTAGTATTGGAGCATAATACTCTTACGTCATTTGGTTTGGTGCCTGGACTTTTTATAGCAGGAGCCTCTGTGCAGTTTTATGGTTTAACACTGTTggataagatttttttttttcaaatcagtggGCCACCAACATGAATCATAAAGGCATGGTTCATTGAATATAAAGCTGAGTGCACAATtactttatttttctatttatttaaaaaagttgcACACTGAAATAATTGTGTTCTGCAAAGCAGAGCTCAGTATAGAAGTGCAGGTGAGACCAAAAGCCTCACCTCAAATGTTacgtataaaaaaaataataataagaaagcAATCTGCAACcataaaataaacattcatAATCATCATAATAACATAAAATTAATTTTTGATCTCCAAGAATTCTTTGCATCTGCTACTTTAACCTGTATCctgtagaggtgtgaatcttcactgatctcccgattatacgattatcatgtctttgATTCGATATCtcaatgcatcacgatgcgtcaaataaatgtttctattaaagccatataggatatttaattcatagcttttaaaaaaacattctgcagtgctctaatactaaataaattggatacataaaactacagcactgagcacatggcacttcttgaatgtgcaaaacataacagaatatgtaaacagaaaggttgttaggcctacattcaattgtaaacagaaataatcgattatggcccggccgattatcgatacAGCATCGTCCACGTCCACGATtcaatgcatcgattatttgattcatttcaacacctctagtgGGCTGTGTAATCTAATGCTATCCACATGGGTTTGTTATGTATGCTCTGATGTTCACTGTGCTTTATGAAAAAGTACTGTTTGCTGACTTTTGACATTTCCAGTCCTTTTGGTTGTACCGCTTTTTTTACCAGCACTGACCATGCCTACAGTATATGGCACACATACAAAGAACAAATGGCATTCGCCCCAAACCAAACCCAACATCATTCGGTGTTAAAGACACAGGCTGATATCATAACATAGAATAATTcctctaaatgtattcatgttttaGTAAGCAAAAGTTGCATTAaacaacacaaactaaagtgtaaTTTAAGTGTAATTATGATCAATATAACTCAATTCAAATCTAAGAAACATGCTCATTAAAGGTGAAAAGGACAAAACTGTGACCAAAGCAAGTTCTTGCAATGTGAATACGCCTTATAGGCTTATTATTATGCTTATTTAGCTTCTTGGTCCGATCAAAGACTCAGAGTTCAGATAAAACCAAGATGGGCCAGTaaggtattgtgtgtgtgtgtgtgtgtgtgtgtgtgtgtgtgtgtgtgtgtgtgtgtgtgtgtgtgtgtgttagtgataGCTTTAAGTGTCACTGCTCAGAGTACAACATTCAATCATCACTAGGAGTGAATTTGAAATGCGATTAAGAGTGAGATTGtgatgttttctttgttgaGAAACTATATTTTAGCTACATTTAGTATATGTAGATATTGCTATCTAGTATTTATTTTGAGAAATGTGAACAGATTCAGATATATTGTGTTGAGTGGTtgcttacacatacagtacagtatataccaGTTTTAACCTAAATAATGTGTCATCAgagtacaacaaaaacaataaatctcATTCTCCATTCCCTTACTgtcctttcttttattttaatgactgTCAAAATGTCTGTCTTTGAAGATTAGTCCATTATCTGACTTGAAGTTGTTTGTATATGAAATGTTTACTGATCTATACGCTGAAGGCCAGAAATGCTCTGCTTATCTCGTAAAACATCAGGATGGTGTAAATCATTTACGTGAACAGAGACCATGCCGCCTGCCAGAGTTTACCCTGTGACCCCCTTCAGATCAGCCAGGTCACCGACTGTGAACCTGATAAACACGTGAGCTGTGCagccaggggcgtagcacaacattctgggccctgtagaaaggcattctttatgggcccctccctgaatccacagctattcattctagcatctttttgggccctcctcacacgagggccctgggtacttgGTCCCATTTCCACCCCTGGATGCATTCTGCCCTAAATCCACATGGTGGGCTGCTTTAGGagcatttaaacacaaaaccaCAATCTCAGACTGATTTCTTCCAGATGCAATTAGTAAATGTCTAGATGGAATAGGTAAAGTAGTGAATGTATGTATTCACAGGTCAAGAAAATACTCACGTTAATATAAAAATTAAGATAATATGGTAACACACTTGATAATAAACGTTTATATCATATTCATTATATAATTTTCATACAAATTGTAAAGCCGTGCTGTAAAAATAGGGAGGATCAaggcaaaaaaaagacaaataacaccagtaaaataaaaagtagcaAAAAGCTGCAGGGCAGGATGGCATCGTAACACCTAAGCTACAGGAGCGCCACATAAAAAGTGAGTTAGTTCAGAAGAGTTTTTTTGCAGTAGTAGCAGCTGGGGGGGATGAGATGCCATTCTTCCAAATAATATTCCCTCATTTGGTGTTTCTATGGTGGTGAAGCGTACTGCCTAACCCAAAATATCCCAAAGGtgttcatttacagtacagttGCCATCTGGTGATTGTAAAGGCAACAGAATCGGAATCACATCATTTTCATACTCATCAATCCTTTTAGTGAGTCTAGAAGCAGCTGCATTTGTTTCTCCACTAATTTATATAGGTTTTCCCTTTAATCTGTCAACTTTTTGCAGATAATATATGAAAACATGAGTCAGTTGACTGCAGTGCGTGTAACTGAAAAtcatgtgtttaaatgtggccTGTCACCTCCTAATTTCTGCCTTAACCAGCCGCTTTGATTCAGTGTTGGGACTGGaggtttgttgttgtggttaGGATGGTGTCCTTCCAGATAAGACGCAAAAGGAACAATGAAAGGATAGCTTGTTCTTCATATTTCTTTTTGTCGTCCTCCTGAGACATAGCTCTCTTCATCTACCTTTTTTCTTCGTAGATTTTTACAACTGGtaagttctttcttttttttaactaacaTCTGTTCTCtctgattttaccttgtcaaaaAGGGTAACtgataatgtactgtacatggacTGGGAAACAAATGTAGATTTATGGATTTGTTGTGGAATATGTTGGTGTTATACAATACTACTGCAAAACTATGTAATATTTGTTACATGTACAATTTGAAAAAAGATGAATATGCATGACATTTGTACATTTGGCAGACGTACACACCATAACGAGAAGCTCCAAAAGTGGAGCTGGGTAGGGCATATGGCCGCCGTAAGAAGTTACATTCTCAAACTTTCGtttgagaaaataataaaaaacgtGACTGTGACCATCTGAAGTCTATAAAATTAAACTCTTTACAGCTACCAAACAGTCAAACTGTGTAATCTTTTATGAGAATGCTTTtcaaaatattattttgaaattacagaaattaacaaaaaaaaacaataagggGAAAAAGCCTTAAACCatcaaatatcaatatattCAGAATAAATGATTCACTAGGTAAAAGAAACTTTATAAAGAGAACATTTTTAATGATTAGACTATAGACGTAGCAGCCTTACTTACTCAGGCAGGTCGATCTGTATTTGTCATTTTGTCAGTGGTTGAGCTCACATTCTTTGAAATAAGATTTGCGATGGTTGGTATTAACCAAGGTTAAGGTCTTGGTTTCCAGCAGATAAGTATGTTTTGGAGACTCGGAATCAGCAGCTCTGGCTTCTATCAGTAAACTCACAAGCCTGCGAGAAATGATAAAGTTCAGCCTTGTGAGAGAGTCTGCCTGTTCTGACTTTTACACCTACAATGATTTCTGTTTCACCTTTTGTAGAACTGCAAATAACAGCTCCAATCAAATGGTGTTACCCCATTGCTAATGACATAAAACCAGAATACAATTCTGTTTACAAAATGATCTCTTTTGGTCAACCAAtaatagtatatatatttttcatttcatgatGCAAGTTCATTTCACAGATTATCTGTCTGCGAGTCATAATggatcattttcacattcatctcCACACACAGAAAGCAGGACAACTGGCGACTAAAATGGGTGAATGGGATCTGCTGGGCCGACTGCTGGATAAAGTGCAGAGCAACTCCACGGTGATCGGCAAGGTCTGGCTCACCGTGCTCTTTGTCTTTCGCATCCTGGTATTGCGCGCCGGCGCTGAGAAGGTCTGGTCATATGTTTACCATTTCAAACACACTTCACAGAGTGCCCAGGAATAGCCACAATGTAGGGATTGGGAATGTCTTAAAACTCTGATTGTGTGGCGAGAAAGAAGTGcttaaaaagacagaaataccaataagcactttattttttatgaaaatgttgaGGTACAGGGCAGTAAACATTGTCCCTACTACACTCTAAACATTCTGAAGTTTGTAGTATTATGTATCATCTCTTCTATCATCTCTTTCTTCTAATCTTGTCTAGGTGTGGGGCGATGAGCAGTCCAACTTTGTCTGCAACACTCAGCAGCCCGGCTGTGAGAACGTCTGCTACGACCTCGCCTTCCCCATCTCTCATATTCGCTTTTGGGTCCTTCAGATTATTGCTGTGGCGACTCCAAAGCTGCTATACCTTGGTCACGTCCTTCACGTGATCCACATTGAGAAGAAGGTGTGTCGCTGGAATGGGTGTAGTACGATAGCGTGACGGGTTAATGCTTGATTTGACAGGTATGCCACACCTGTAGTGGCAGAAGCATGGGCCAGTAATGTAAAAGTGTAGTGTCACTCATAGTGCCAAACCCACAAAGAAGTATCACAAACTCTGCGAACGAACTTAGCTTATTTTAACTCACATATTTACTGTATGGTTGAGTCTAAGTGAGCCTCTCTCATCCATGCCCTTGGGCCCCGATCACACAGAGCGATGCCAGATGCTCCTTTTTGTTATTCTTGCTAGGCAACCACTGAATCACCTGTCCTTAGCCAACCGTTACTTTGCTGTGAAGTTAAAAGACGTTGGGCGCCTTTTCGCTCTGAGTTTTTTCAACTCGAGGCGTTCAGTCCACATTAACGCGAGGTGCCTAAAGCAGAAATAAGCAAGGCAAAAGCAGCAAGCAAAATGCTTCACTCTCATTGAAAACAATCTGATCGGCCTTAAGGCGCTGTCACACcagcccgataatcggccgttggacagtctggcgaggtcagtgactcaagtctgttcggtgtgttctgtgccgttgTCCGTCCAAGGggccgtcagccttcattttagccgatttgacatgtataattggcggggcgggcactgcagGCAGTCAGACTCGAATGttgagtgctaacccggaaacggggagcggaatgagcgtgactagagtctctcaaaatcggacgaaaatcttttaaactgacctttgtcgatctgaaacgaagacagattcagcaactgcacggccaatttctcacttaaaatgttttcagaaacacgtttcagtgaactattttagtacaatatgagatcgtattctgaacaagccgccatgacagtctggttttcaatttccggagaaaccagacccacgtgacgcatttgtccaatcagctgcctgttttcatttttgggcgacaatacagataaGCGCCGCCTGCcgttatggagatgtattacgtctcgtcgctttggtgtgttccgaggcactttattgaccaactcggggacactgatcagtccaactgcctttccagccaacggtcggccgtctgtttggtgtgtaactgccatTAGGCAGCAGTTTCCGGTTTTTTTTGCCCCCTCGTGGCAAATGAATGATTAATGTAGCTTTAAATTGATACTTATCCCACATCTATCTTTTCAGCACCTTAAACTTACTTCTTGTGGGCTTTAAAGGTAGTTTGGTTATCAAAAACAGTGGATGTGGCTGCTCGACGCCAGTTGGTTTCAAAGAATCCCAGTGATCAGAAGTTTtcatggcagaaataaatcatcACTTCCATAAAAACTTCTAAAACTACTTTCCCAGCATGATCAACTTATCTGCTGATCCccatatgcttttattttatattatgctCAAATGTTTGCCAAAATCTGGTTAAAAACACAACTTCCAGTGCTTCCAAGTTTCAAGGAGAAAGATAGCACGACACGCAATAAGTGTAAGTATGCCTTTTTCAGATTACTGTAACATTTCTAACCCTGTTTCCTTGTTCTTCCAATCCAAGTTGAAGGAGAGGATAAAGAAGCATGCTGATTTTAGTGACCAGACCAGTCTCTTCCTAAGGAGGGCCTACAAAGTTCCCAAGTACACCAAGAGCACTGGCAAGATCCATATCCGTGGCCGTCTCCTTCGCAGTTATGTCTTCCATCTTGTGGCCAAGATTGCCCTGGAAGTTTTGTTCATCGTGGGTCAGTACTTTCTTTACGGCTTCACCCTCCAGACCCGCTACGTCTGCGAGCGCTTGCCTTGCCCTCACAAGGTGGACTGCTTCCTGTCCAGGCCTACAGAGAAGTCCATCATCATCTGGTTCATGCTGGTGGCGGCGATTGTCTCCCTCGTCCTCAGCCTGGTTGAGCTCTTCTACCTGTGCGTCAAAGCTGTGAAGGAGTGCATGACGAGGAGGCAGGACTACACCGTGACCCCTGTGACACCTCCACTTTCGGAAAGGAAAGCTTTTAAAAGCCGTGATGAGATGATCCAAAATTGTGTCAATCTGGAGCTAGAGCTCCATGGACGAAAGTTAGCGGCGAACGGGGCCATAGGCGGGGTCAGCGAGGCTGCTAAGAATGTATCGTCTGAGAGCAACAACATGGGGGAGGAGGTCCGCATCTGACGCATGGAGGCAGTGACGTGGTTTTTTACGTGTCCAATTCTCCTGAGTTtcagggtttgtgtgctttggcttttttttggggggggtagTAAATAAAGATGTAGGGAGGGGGAGTAGCCAGCTTCTGTAAACAGCACTCAGTCACATACGAAATGTTGCTTAAAATAACTTTTGTgacataatacaaaaataacaaacCATATTTTCTTGCAGTTGACAGAGCTGTCATTTGTCACAttgtagattatttttttatagattttgcTAAGGGTACTTTCTTTTAGACAACGTTGTAACCATTTTGATTCAATAAACCTCTCATATATATACACTAATCTGTGTCTGAAGGGTTTTTCTATTGAGAACAGCCTCATCCATCCAAACCTCTGCATCTTATTAATctatcatactgtatataaagagctACAAATACCAAAATGCATACATAGCAT
The window above is part of the Sander vitreus isolate 19-12246 unplaced genomic scaffold, sanVit1 ctg520_0, whole genome shotgun sequence genome. Proteins encoded here:
- the gja11 gene encoding gap junction protein, alpha 11 — encoded protein: MGEWDLLGRLLDKVQSNSTVIGKVWLTVLFVFRILVLRAGAEKVWGDEQSNFVCNTQQPGCENVCYDLAFPISHIRFWVLQIIAVATPKLLYLGHVLHVIHIEKKLKERIKKHADFSDQTSLFLRRAYKVPKYTKSTGKIHIRGRLLRSYVFHLVAKIALEVLFIVGQYFLYGFTLQTRYVCERLPCPHKVDCFLSRPTEKSIIIWFMLVAAIVSLVLSLVELFYLCVKAVKECMTRRQDYTVTPVTPPLSERKAFKSRDEMIQNCVNLELELHGRKLAANGAIGGVSEAAKNVSSESNNMGEEVRI